A stretch of Caldanaerobius polysaccharolyticus DSM 13641 DNA encodes these proteins:
- a CDS encoding ABC transporter ATP-binding protein gives MMIELNNVTKVYGNRKAVDNISFSVDKGEILGFLGPNGAGKSTTMKMITGYMPPTSGSIKIAGYDIFEQSLEAKRHIGYLPETPPLYTDMTVDAYLYFICELKGVPVNQRKATVEKVVEEIGLKEVKKRLIKNLSKGYKQRVGLAQAIIGDPDVLVLDEPTVGLDPKQIKEIRDIIKKLGERHTIILSTHILPEVSMICDRVIIINKGKIVAIDKTENLSNALQNSKRYSVHVAGPYGKVVDIINGLYGVKGVHGEEDKENGIAKLEIEASVDRDIRKEMFFSLAKAGYPIMELRPVGYSLEEVFLQLTTEEDKVHENVDDIQARA, from the coding sequence ATGATGATAGAGCTGAATAACGTGACAAAGGTATATGGCAACAGGAAAGCGGTTGATAATATAAGCTTTTCTGTTGATAAGGGAGAGATATTGGGTTTTTTAGGTCCTAATGGCGCAGGCAAGAGCACGACTATGAAAATGATAACAGGCTATATGCCCCCTACCAGCGGCAGCATAAAGATCGCTGGATACGATATTTTTGAACAGTCGCTGGAGGCCAAAAGGCATATAGGTTATCTTCCTGAAACTCCACCTCTTTATACGGATATGACGGTGGATGCTTACCTCTATTTTATATGCGAGCTAAAGGGCGTACCTGTGAATCAGCGTAAGGCAACGGTGGAAAAAGTAGTGGAGGAAATAGGCTTAAAAGAGGTAAAAAAAAGGCTAATAAAAAATCTTTCTAAAGGTTATAAGCAAAGGGTTGGCCTGGCACAGGCCATAATCGGTGACCCTGATGTGTTGGTGCTTGATGAGCCCACAGTAGGGCTAGATCCAAAGCAGATAAAGGAGATAAGGGATATTATAAAAAAGTTGGGAGAAAGGCATACCATTATACTCAGCACCCATATACTTCCCGAGGTCAGCATGATATGTGACAGGGTGATAATTATAAACAAGGGAAAAATCGTAGCTATCGATAAAACAGAAAACCTGTCCAACGCGTTGCAGAATTCCAAGAGGTATTCTGTACACGTGGCGGGGCCCTACGGCAAAGTAGTGGATATCATAAATGGGCTGTACGGTGTTAAAGGGGTGCACGGCGAGGAAGATAAAGAAAACGGCATAGCTAAGCTAGAAATAGAGGCGTCTGTAGACAGGGATATAAGAAAAGAGATGTTTTTTTCTCTGGCCAAAGCCGGATATCCTATAATGGAACTAAGACCAGTTGGCTACAGCCTTGAAGAGGTATTCTTACAGCTTACAACGGAGGAGGATAAAGTCCATGAAAATGTTGACGATATACAAGCGCGAGCTTAA
- the secG gene encoding preprotein translocase subunit SecG — MRTLVIIIHVIVSLIMIGSILMQSSKTAGLSGVIGGGAETFFGKNKGRTMDALFARITEVSAAIFIVTSIILSLLIK, encoded by the coding sequence TTGAGGACTTTGGTTATCATAATACATGTTATTGTATCGCTGATCATGATAGGAAGTATACTTATGCAGTCCAGCAAAACCGCGGGATTGTCCGGTGTCATAGGAGGCGGAGCGGAGACCTTCTTTGGCAAAAACAAGGGGAGGACGATGGACGCTTTATTTGCGAGGATAACAGAAGTGAGCGCGGCGATATTTATTGTCACATCCATTATTTTATCGCTTTTAATTAAGTAG
- the eno gene encoding phosphopyruvate hydratase codes for MSAIVDVHAREILDSRGNPTVEVEVELDSGVVGRAAVPSGASTGAFEAIELRDNDKGRYNGKGVLTAVKNVNEVIAPEIIGLDATDQVRIDKTMLALDGTKNKAKLGANAILGVSLAVARAAAEEAGLPLFQYLGGVNAKVMPVPMLNILNGGKHADNNVDIQEFMIMAVGASSFSQCLQMSAEVFHSLKAVLSSKGLNTAVGDEGGFAPNLRSNEEALEVIVEAIKKAGYVPGKDVCLAIDVASSELYKDDGLYHFEGEGVTRSASELVSYYEDLVSKYPIISIEDGCSEEDWEGWKLLTERLGKKVQLVGDDLFVTNTERLEKGIKMGVANSILIKVNQIGTLTETLDAIEMAKRAGYTAVVSHRSGETEDTTIADLVVAVNAGQIKTGAPSRTERVAKYNQLLRIEELLGDTAQFKGMGVFYNLLK; via the coding sequence ATGTCGGCAATAGTAGATGTACATGCAAGGGAAATCCTGGATTCCAGAGGTAATCCCACTGTAGAAGTTGAAGTAGAATTAGATTCTGGTGTGGTAGGAAGGGCAGCGGTGCCATCAGGTGCATCCACAGGCGCCTTTGAGGCCATTGAGTTGAGGGATAACGATAAAGGGCGCTACAACGGCAAAGGTGTATTGACTGCTGTAAAGAACGTAAACGAAGTGATCGCACCGGAGATCATCGGGCTTGACGCTACAGATCAGGTGAGAATAGATAAGACCATGTTAGCCTTGGATGGGACAAAAAATAAAGCAAAGTTAGGCGCTAATGCTATCCTTGGTGTATCGCTTGCTGTGGCTAGGGCTGCTGCAGAGGAAGCAGGGTTGCCTCTCTTCCAGTACTTAGGCGGCGTCAACGCTAAGGTTATGCCTGTTCCTATGCTTAACATATTAAACGGTGGCAAACACGCAGACAACAATGTAGACATCCAGGAATTTATGATCATGGCAGTAGGTGCCAGTTCTTTTAGCCAGTGTTTGCAGATGAGCGCAGAGGTATTCCATAGCCTTAAAGCGGTTTTAAGCTCCAAAGGCTTGAATACTGCTGTAGGCGATGAAGGTGGTTTTGCACCCAACCTTAGGTCTAACGAGGAAGCCCTGGAAGTGATAGTAGAGGCTATAAAGAAGGCCGGTTACGTTCCCGGTAAAGACGTGTGCCTGGCCATAGACGTAGCGTCCTCGGAGCTGTACAAAGACGATGGGCTTTACCACTTTGAAGGCGAAGGTGTGACCAGATCGGCTTCTGAGCTGGTATCGTATTACGAAGATCTGGTTTCAAAGTACCCCATTATATCCATTGAAGATGGTTGCTCTGAGGAAGACTGGGAAGGATGGAAGCTCCTTACCGAAAGGCTAGGCAAGAAAGTGCAGCTGGTGGGAGACGACCTCTTCGTGACCAATACCGAGAGGCTGGAGAAAGGCATAAAGATGGGCGTTGCCAACTCCATACTCATAAAGGTCAATCAGATAGGTACGCTGACAGAAACCCTTGATGCCATCGAGATGGCCAAGAGGGCAGGCTATACCGCTGTGGTATCCCATAGATCAGGGGAGACCGAGGATACCACCATTGCCGACTTGGTGGTGGCGGTAAATGCAGGTCAGATAAAGACAGGGGCTCCTTCTAGGACAGAGAGGGTGGCAAAGTACAATCAACTTCTCAGGATAGAGGAGTTATTAGGCGATACAGCTCAGTTCAAAGGCATGGGTGTATTCTACAACCTGCTGAAGTAA
- a CDS encoding phosphoglycerate kinase, whose protein sequence is MNKKTIEDIDVAGKKVLVRVDFNVPMDENRNITDDTRIKAALPTIKYLVDKGAKVILVSHLGRPKGQFNEKYSLKPVAARLSQLLGKDVIMADDVIGDDAKAKAASLQQGQVLLLENVRFHAEEEKNDPTFSKQLASLAEVYVNDAFGTAHRAHASTAGVASYLPAVAGYLIKKELDVMGKALEDPERPFVAILGGAKVSDKIGVITNLLEKVDTLIIGGAMCFTFFKAKGYEVGKSLVEEDKVELAKDMIKKAESKGVKFLLPVDVVVAKEFKADAQHWTVDSDKIPADVMGLDIGHKTIELFSKEIESAKTVVWNGPMGVFEMPAFAVGTKAIAEAMGKCKGTTIIGGGDSAAAVEQLGYADKMTHISTGGGASLEFLEGKELPGVAVLQDK, encoded by the coding sequence ATGAACAAAAAGACTATAGAGGACATAGATGTAGCCGGCAAAAAGGTTTTGGTGAGGGTAGATTTTAATGTTCCTATGGATGAAAACAGGAACATAACCGACGATACCAGGATTAAAGCTGCACTTCCTACTATAAAATACCTTGTGGATAAAGGCGCAAAGGTCATATTGGTTTCCCACCTGGGAAGGCCCAAAGGGCAATTCAATGAGAAGTACAGTTTGAAACCTGTGGCAGCCAGGCTGTCGCAGCTTTTGGGCAAGGACGTGATTATGGCCGATGATGTTATAGGCGATGACGCTAAAGCTAAGGCGGCGTCATTACAACAAGGTCAGGTACTGCTGCTGGAGAACGTAAGGTTCCATGCGGAAGAAGAGAAAAATGACCCGACTTTTTCAAAACAGCTGGCATCTCTGGCTGAAGTGTACGTAAACGATGCCTTTGGTACAGCCCATAGAGCTCACGCGTCTACAGCAGGTGTCGCCAGTTATCTGCCGGCAGTTGCTGGATACCTTATAAAAAAAGAGCTGGATGTGATGGGCAAAGCGCTGGAAGATCCGGAAAGGCCTTTTGTGGCTATATTAGGCGGTGCTAAGGTTTCTGATAAGATCGGGGTTATAACAAACCTGCTAGAAAAAGTGGACACCCTTATAATAGGCGGGGCCATGTGCTTTACGTTCTTTAAGGCAAAGGGCTATGAGGTAGGAAAATCCCTGGTAGAAGAGGATAAGGTAGAGCTGGCTAAAGACATGATAAAGAAAGCCGAAAGCAAAGGCGTGAAGTTCCTGCTCCCTGTAGACGTGGTAGTCGCTAAAGAGTTTAAGGCAGATGCCCAACACTGGACAGTGGACAGCGATAAAATTCCCGCTGATGTCATGGGGCTTGACATAGGGCACAAGACCATTGAGCTCTTTTCCAAGGAAATTGAGAGCGCTAAAACGGTGGTATGGAATGGACCTATGGGCGTGTTTGAGATGCCTGCCTTTGCAGTAGGTACCAAAGCTATTGCGGAGGCCATGGGCAAGTGCAAAGGCACCACTATAATAGGCGGAGGAGATTCGGCGGCAGCGGTAGAACAGCTGGGATATGCTGATAAGATGACCCATATATCCACCGGAGGTGGAGCATCGTTAGAGTTCCTGGAAGGAAAAGAACTTCCCGGTGTTGCTGTACTACAGGATAAATGA
- a CDS encoding AzlC family ABC transporter permease has product MSPKKLDLSGLKSASPIIIGYLPLGFAYGVVGIKSGLSIADVIIFSILCYAGSAQFIGVNLWALGADALSMIATIFIVNLRHLLYSTSLSQYFKNINTVHIPVLSFFITDETYAVSITDFNNGVKAKKSYLYQLFIASYLSWVFSSALGAVLGSKIGNNLDLGLDFALPAMYIALLFMQLNNFKKAVIGLLAGLLSLWLYFLMPGNLNVILAAIIGSLLGVLLNES; this is encoded by the coding sequence TTGTCACCAAAAAAATTAGACCTATCAGGGCTCAAAAGCGCTTCACCGATAATCATAGGATATCTTCCATTGGGTTTTGCCTATGGCGTAGTGGGAATTAAAAGCGGCCTGTCTATAGCCGACGTGATTATATTTTCAATCCTGTGCTACGCAGGCTCTGCTCAGTTTATAGGGGTAAACTTATGGGCGTTAGGCGCTGATGCCCTTTCTATGATCGCGACTATATTTATCGTAAACCTAAGGCATCTTCTGTACAGCACGTCTTTATCTCAGTATTTTAAAAACATAAATACGGTCCATATACCTGTGCTTTCGTTTTTCATCACCGACGAGACGTACGCCGTTTCCATCACTGATTTTAACAACGGTGTCAAAGCAAAAAAATCCTATCTATATCAGTTGTTTATAGCATCCTACCTATCATGGGTATTTTCGTCGGCTCTAGGTGCTGTATTGGGCTCAAAAATAGGAAACAATCTGGATCTAGGGTTGGACTTTGCCCTCCCCGCTATGTACATAGCCCTTTTATTTATGCAGCTAAATAACTTCAAAAAAGCCGTCATTGGTTTGCTAGCAGGGCTTCTGTCGTTATGGCTTTACTTTTTGATGCCTGGCAATCTAAATGTGATATTAGCGGCAATAATAGGCTCGCTATTGGGGGTATTATTAAATGAATCATAA
- the rnr gene encoding ribonuclease R, which produces MIKDEILNFMREKAYSPMTTEQLMKSFGIDLSQYTEFQSLLNQMEYDGDVIRTKKGKYAVPERMDMAVGIMECNKKGYGFLIAENGQDVFVSAEDMNGAMNGDKVIVKITRRATEGHKREGAVVTVLKRANQHVVGTLDMCKNFGFVIPDDQRLTQDIYIPAEGLNGAHDGQKVVVKITRWPEPRRNPEGVIVEVLGDKDDPQANVLAIIKQHDLPQDFPNKVKREAGEIKQEISQGELARRKDLRGLKTVTIDGEDAKDLDDAVSIRKLEDGKYELFVHIADVSHYVKEGSALDKEAYKRGCSVYLVDRVIPMLPKELSNGICSLNPKEDRLTLTVQMVIDKKGNVVSHSIYESVIQSDERMTYTDVYKILEERDQQLKKRYDYLVDDFLLMKELALILMEKRRNRGSIDFDIPEARIILGEMGDIVDIGVRERNIAHRIIEEFMLVCNETVAEHMFWLNSPFVYRVHEEPDSSEIMELNSFLHNLGYHIKGAGSKVHPRAIQDLLDSVKGKKEEKLVNYLALRAMKRARYSDQCLGHFSLSVKYYTHFTSPIRRYPDLTIHRIIKDSINGRLDDSKIAHYNRILADIAEQSSKRERVAEEAERDVEDMRKVQYMMQHIGEEFEGIISGVTSFGLFVELDNLVEGLVHITNMVDDYYHFDEKNHCLIGEHTNKVYRLGDVVKVELISADVTRREIDFLLVEP; this is translated from the coding sequence ATGATTAAAGACGAGATATTGAATTTTATGCGGGAAAAAGCGTATAGTCCTATGACTACAGAGCAGCTCATGAAGTCGTTTGGCATAGATCTTTCCCAGTACACGGAGTTTCAGAGTTTGCTAAACCAAATGGAATACGACGGAGACGTGATAAGGACTAAAAAAGGAAAATACGCGGTGCCTGAGCGCATGGATATGGCTGTGGGGATAATGGAATGCAATAAAAAGGGATATGGTTTTTTGATAGCTGAAAACGGCCAAGACGTATTTGTGTCCGCTGAAGACATGAACGGCGCCATGAACGGAGATAAGGTCATTGTCAAAATAACGCGACGGGCGACAGAAGGCCATAAAAGAGAGGGCGCCGTGGTGACAGTGCTTAAGAGGGCCAATCAGCACGTCGTGGGTACACTGGATATGTGCAAAAATTTTGGCTTTGTAATACCTGACGACCAGCGGTTAACCCAGGATATATACATTCCGGCCGAAGGTTTAAACGGCGCCCATGACGGTCAGAAAGTTGTAGTCAAGATTACCAGGTGGCCTGAACCCAGGAGAAATCCGGAAGGCGTCATTGTGGAGGTGCTGGGGGATAAGGACGATCCTCAGGCAAATGTGCTGGCCATAATAAAGCAGCATGACCTGCCTCAGGATTTTCCTAATAAGGTAAAAAGAGAGGCGGGAGAGATAAAGCAGGAGATAAGTCAGGGTGAACTGGCCAGAAGAAAGGATTTAAGGGGACTTAAAACGGTGACCATAGACGGAGAAGACGCTAAGGATCTGGATGATGCCGTATCCATCAGAAAGCTTGAGGACGGTAAATACGAGCTGTTTGTCCATATCGCCGATGTTAGCCATTACGTGAAAGAAGGTTCTGCCCTTGATAAAGAAGCGTATAAAAGGGGCTGCAGTGTGTACCTCGTGGACAGGGTTATACCGATGTTGCCTAAGGAGCTTTCCAACGGCATATGCAGCTTAAACCCCAAAGAAGACAGGCTGACATTGACGGTACAAATGGTCATAGATAAAAAAGGCAATGTGGTGTCCCACAGCATATACGAGAGCGTCATACAAAGCGATGAGAGAATGACCTATACCGATGTGTACAAAATTTTAGAAGAAAGAGATCAACAGCTTAAAAAGCGGTATGATTATCTCGTGGACGACTTTTTGCTCATGAAGGAATTGGCGTTAATACTTATGGAGAAAAGGAGAAACCGAGGCAGTATAGACTTTGACATACCTGAGGCTAGGATAATATTAGGTGAAATGGGAGACATTGTTGACATAGGGGTGAGGGAGAGGAATATAGCACACAGGATAATAGAAGAATTTATGCTGGTATGCAATGAGACGGTAGCAGAGCATATGTTCTGGCTCAATTCTCCTTTTGTCTACAGGGTTCACGAAGAGCCTGACAGCAGCGAGATAATGGAGTTAAACTCCTTTCTCCACAACCTGGGCTACCATATAAAAGGTGCGGGGAGCAAGGTGCACCCCAGAGCTATACAGGATCTCCTGGACAGCGTAAAAGGCAAAAAAGAAGAAAAACTAGTAAACTATTTGGCTTTAAGGGCGATGAAAAGGGCTAGGTATTCTGATCAGTGCCTTGGTCATTTTAGCCTGTCGGTAAAGTACTACACCCATTTTACCTCCCCTATAAGGCGCTATCCTGATCTCACCATACACAGGATTATAAAGGATAGCATAAACGGCCGCTTGGACGATAGCAAGATAGCCCATTACAACAGAATATTAGCTGATATCGCCGAGCAGTCCTCAAAGCGAGAACGAGTGGCGGAAGAGGCTGAAAGGGACGTAGAGGACATGAGAAAAGTACAGTATATGATGCAACACATAGGGGAAGAATTCGAAGGCATAATATCAGGGGTAACCTCTTTTGGGCTTTTTGTGGAGCTGGATAACCTGGTAGAAGGTCTTGTGCACATAACCAATATGGTGGACGATTATTATCACTTTGACGAAAAAAACCACTGCTTGATCGGTGAACATACCAATAAGGTGTACAGGCTGGGAGATGTGGTAAAGGTGGAACTCATCAGCGCCGATGTGACCAGGAGGGAAATAGATTTCTTGTTGGTTGAACCTTAA
- the tpiA gene encoding triose-phosphate isomerase yields MRKPIIAGNWKMHKTPDEAVKLVEELKPLVKGADAEVVVCPPFVCLPAVAEAIKGTDIKLGAQNVHWEEKGAYTGEVSPLMLKALGVEYVIIGHSERRQYFAETDETVNKKIISALEHGLKPIVCVGETLEQREKGITFDLVRTQTSKAFAGVKSTDMEKVVIAYEPIWAIGTGKNATAQDANEVIGVIRNTLKELFGADVASKVRIQYGGSVKPDNIKELMEMDDIDGALVGGASLEADSFAKIVKY; encoded by the coding sequence ATGCGAAAGCCGATCATAGCAGGTAACTGGAAAATGCATAAGACACCTGATGAAGCAGTAAAGCTTGTAGAAGAATTAAAGCCGCTGGTAAAGGGTGCAGATGCTGAAGTGGTGGTATGCCCGCCTTTTGTGTGCTTACCTGCGGTGGCAGAGGCTATAAAGGGAACCGATATAAAGTTAGGAGCGCAAAATGTACATTGGGAAGAGAAAGGGGCTTATACCGGTGAGGTATCGCCGCTGATGCTAAAAGCACTGGGCGTGGAATACGTGATAATAGGCCACTCTGAGCGCAGGCAGTATTTCGCGGAGACCGATGAAACGGTAAACAAAAAGATAATTTCGGCTTTAGAACACGGCCTCAAGCCCATTGTCTGTGTGGGAGAGACCTTAGAGCAGAGAGAAAAGGGTATAACCTTTGACCTGGTGAGAACACAGACATCTAAAGCTTTTGCTGGAGTTAAATCCACTGACATGGAAAAAGTGGTCATCGCTTATGAGCCTATATGGGCCATTGGCACGGGTAAAAATGCGACAGCACAAGATGCCAATGAAGTCATCGGCGTTATTCGAAATACGTTAAAGGAGCTTTTTGGGGCTGACGTAGCTTCCAAGGTGAGAATTCAATACGGCGGCAGTGTCAAGCCTGATAATATAAAGGAATTGATGGAGATGGACGATATAGATGGGGCGTTGGTAGGTGGAGCCAGCCTTGAGGCAGATTCCTTTGCGAAAATAGTCAAATACTGA
- a CDS encoding AzlD domain-containing protein: MNHKFLYIVIGMSVVTYIPRALPALGLSRVKLPKWFLLFLDYIPVSVLSALLIPSIAVQDKKIDFVNPYFMASIPTVIAAYKSKNIFITIIVGIISFLAFRAIMQH; encoded by the coding sequence ATGAATCATAAATTTTTGTACATAGTAATAGGTATGTCCGTAGTAACATATATACCCAGGGCGCTTCCAGCCCTGGGTCTTTCAAGGGTAAAGTTGCCCAAATGGTTTTTACTGTTTTTAGACTACATACCGGTATCGGTATTAAGCGCTTTGCTTATACCTTCTATTGCCGTTCAGGACAAAAAAATAGACTTTGTAAATCCATACTTTATGGCATCCATACCCACCGTAATCGCCGCATACAAATCTAAAAATATCTTTATAACCATAATTGTAGGCATTATAAGCTTCCTGGCCTTTAGAGCGATTATGCAACATTAA
- the gpmI gene encoding 2,3-bisphosphoglycerate-independent phosphoglycerate mutase codes for MDKMLVTLVVMDGYGKNQNLEGNAIANANTPNLDRYYREFPNTTLKSSGMAVGLPEGQMGNSEVGHLNIGAGRVVYQEFARISKAIEDGDFYTNEVLVKAVDNAIEHGSALHLMGLVSDGGVHSHISHLYALLKLAKDKGLTKVYVHAFLDGRDVPPACATEYIVALEEKMSELGVGRIATVEGRYYAMDRDKRWERVKLAYDAIADGIGIKVSSAVEAVKKAYERGETDEFVKPSVVMNGDKPVATVNPHDSIVFFNFRPDRARQLTRSFIYEDFDSFERKRGYIPVHFVTMTQYDETFGDLVHIAFEPIKKLENTLGEYLSKNGIRQLRIAETEKYAHVTFFFNGGIEEPNENEDRVLIPSPKVATYDLKPEMSAYEVTDELVKRIKSKDYQFILVNYANCDMVGHTGVYDAAVKAIEAVDRCLGRVVDAVMEQGGVVLITADHGNAEQMIDYNTGDPMTAHTTNVVPFIVIGAGDVKLREGGKLADIAPTVLDIMGLPKPQEMTGESLIIK; via the coding sequence GTGGATAAAATGTTAGTAACGTTGGTAGTAATGGATGGGTACGGGAAAAACCAGAACCTCGAGGGAAATGCTATAGCCAATGCCAATACACCTAATCTCGATCGATACTACAGGGAATTTCCCAATACGACTTTAAAAAGCAGCGGCATGGCTGTGGGCTTGCCAGAAGGCCAGATGGGCAATTCTGAAGTGGGTCATCTCAATATAGGGGCTGGAAGGGTTGTGTATCAGGAGTTTGCCAGGATAAGCAAGGCCATCGAAGATGGGGATTTTTACACCAACGAAGTACTGGTAAAAGCTGTGGACAACGCCATTGAACACGGTAGCGCGCTGCACCTCATGGGACTTGTATCAGATGGCGGTGTACACAGCCATATATCCCACCTCTATGCCCTGTTAAAGCTGGCGAAGGACAAGGGGCTGACCAAAGTTTACGTACATGCATTTTTGGATGGCAGGGATGTGCCTCCCGCATGTGCTACTGAGTACATAGTTGCCCTGGAAGAGAAAATGTCAGAACTGGGAGTGGGCAGGATAGCTACGGTAGAAGGCAGATATTACGCTATGGACAGAGACAAGCGATGGGAACGGGTGAAGTTGGCTTATGATGCCATTGCTGACGGCATAGGCATAAAAGTGAGTAGCGCTGTAGAAGCCGTGAAAAAAGCGTACGAGCGAGGGGAAACCGATGAGTTTGTAAAGCCTTCTGTAGTCATGAATGGGGATAAGCCCGTGGCGACTGTAAACCCTCACGACTCGATAGTATTCTTTAACTTCCGCCCTGATAGAGCGAGGCAGCTTACCCGCAGTTTTATATATGAGGACTTTGACAGCTTTGAGCGAAAAAGGGGTTATATTCCCGTACATTTTGTGACAATGACCCAGTACGACGAAACCTTTGGAGATCTGGTACACATAGCCTTTGAGCCTATAAAGAAGCTGGAAAATACCCTTGGCGAATACCTGAGCAAAAACGGCATAAGACAGCTCAGGATTGCTGAGACTGAGAAATATGCCCATGTGACGTTCTTCTTTAATGGAGGTATAGAGGAGCCCAACGAAAACGAAGACAGGGTGCTTATACCTTCTCCCAAAGTAGCTACTTATGATTTAAAACCTGAGATGAGCGCATATGAGGTAACCGATGAGCTGGTAAAGCGCATAAAATCAAAGGATTACCAGTTTATACTGGTTAATTACGCCAACTGCGATATGGTGGGGCATACCGGCGTGTACGATGCGGCGGTAAAAGCTATCGAAGCTGTAGATAGGTGCCTTGGCCGTGTGGTAGATGCTGTGATGGAGCAAGGCGGCGTAGTGCTCATTACGGCGGATCACGGTAATGCGGAGCAGATGATTGACTACAATACAGGTGATCCTATGACAGCTCATACCACCAATGTGGTTCCATTTATAGTGATAGGAGCAGGAGATGTAAAGTTGAGGGAAGGTGGCAAATTGGCGGATATTGCCCCTACGGTCCTGGACATTATGGGGCTACCGAAACCTCAAGAGATGACAGGCGAAAGCCTTATAATAAAATAA
- a CDS encoding HDIG domain-containing metalloprotein: MMNRDQALSYLRDYVKSDNLLNHMLGVEAIMRGLAKRLGQDEEKWALTGLLHDIDYEMTENNPQEHSVIGAKILEEKGLEPDIVYAIKAHNEIHGLPRNTMLDKALYAADPTAGLIAAVAYVMPSKKLEEVQLKSLKKKFKDKAFAKGANREQIKSCEELGLTVDQFLEISLQEMKKIADQIGL; this comes from the coding sequence ATGATGAATAGGGACCAAGCGCTGTCTTACTTAAGGGATTATGTAAAGTCGGATAATCTCTTAAACCATATGCTAGGCGTAGAAGCCATAATGAGGGGTCTTGCAAAGAGGTTGGGGCAGGATGAAGAAAAATGGGCGCTGACAGGGCTTTTACACGATATCGATTACGAGATGACGGAAAATAATCCTCAAGAGCATAGCGTGATTGGCGCCAAAATTTTGGAGGAAAAGGGGCTGGAGCCTGATATCGTGTACGCGATAAAGGCGCACAACGAAATCCATGGACTGCCGAGGAATACAATGCTGGACAAGGCGTTGTACGCGGCAGATCCTACGGCTGGGCTGATTGCCGCTGTAGCCTATGTCATGCCGTCTAAAAAACTGGAGGAGGTACAGCTTAAATCTCTGAAGAAAAAATTTAAAGACAAGGCTTTTGCGAAAGGCGCTAACAGGGAGCAGATTAAAAGTTGTGAGGAATTGGGTCTGACCGTTGATCAATTCCTTGAAATATCCCTGCAAGAAATGAAAAAAATAGCTGATCAGATCGGCTTATGA
- a CDS encoding sugar phosphate isomerase/epimerase family protein codes for MIKTGFRTVGFSRWNIFDALKKIKDTGYEGVELCLEHPDMIPQKMNDEVINRIRCYTEEIGLKIASLSYHGDNDSLDEKILNTYKAIDIAHKMGVSVLIINCEKKNREKAAQYDNLVRRIKDFTSYAEEKNVTLAVEPEPLLVVETAEEALRLIDDVASPNLKVNLDVGHTYITDPDLSEAILKLKDVVVHVHIEDIKGKVHKHLYPLDGDIDYRSVFNALERIGYSGYYVVDLAGIQDAPDVHARICLERLQKFL; via the coding sequence ATGATAAAAACGGGTTTTAGGACAGTAGGTTTTAGCAGGTGGAATATATTTGATGCCCTAAAAAAGATAAAAGATACGGGATATGAGGGAGTGGAGCTCTGTCTGGAGCACCCTGATATGATTCCACAGAAGATGAACGATGAAGTGATAAACAGGATACGCTGCTACACTGAGGAGATAGGGCTTAAGATCGCCTCTTTGAGTTACCACGGGGATAATGATTCTTTAGATGAAAAGATATTAAATACGTATAAAGCCATTGACATTGCCCATAAAATGGGAGTATCCGTGCTCATAATCAACTGTGAGAAAAAGAACAGGGAAAAAGCGGCGCAGTACGATAATCTGGTCAGGAGGATTAAGGACTTTACCTCCTATGCAGAAGAAAAAAATGTAACACTCGCCGTTGAACCAGAACCGTTGTTGGTCGTAGAGACAGCGGAAGAGGCGTTAAGGTTGATTGACGATGTGGCCAGCCCAAACCTGAAAGTAAATTTAGACGTAGGGCATACGTATATAACAGATCCGGATTTAAGCGAAGCCATATTGAAATTGAAGGATGTAGTCGTCCACGTTCACATCGAGGACATAAAAGGTAAAGTACATAAGCACCTGTACCCTTTAGACGGAGATATAGATTATAGAAGCGTGTTCAACGCCCTTGAGCGAATAGGGTATAGCGGTTATTATGTGGTAGATTTGGCTGGCATTCAGGATGCGCCAGATGTGCACGCCAGGATTTGTCTTGAGAGGCTTCAAAAGTTCCTTTGA